The Microcoleus sp. AS-A8 genome has a segment encoding these proteins:
- a CDS encoding tetratricopeptide repeat protein, with protein sequence MSQKRSPWVNLVLVLAILAFVGISMIPLLGIVLSDNSPSTEATTASTPTIPAQKQAELEAQARGYELVVQREPQNSSALRGLLETRLKLGDIQGAIPPLEQMAKLNPDQSEYAVLLAQAKQQLGDKEGAAQTYRSTLVSKPGNLDALEGLVGLYVQQKRPEAAIGLLQDTLKTATPINDMKPGTVDVISVQLLLGLVYANEKRYTEAITIYDEAIKTNKQDFRPTLAKALILKEQGKVAEAKPLFTTAASLAPPKYKDQVAQLAKEATEPKSASPGQESPNGKQSPASPPSASPSNQPASPGNAPAAPKATADSPGT encoded by the coding sequence GTGTCTCAAAAGCGGAGTCCCTGGGTAAATCTAGTCTTGGTGCTGGCGATACTGGCTTTTGTTGGTATTTCGATGATTCCTTTGCTGGGCATCGTCCTATCGGATAATTCACCGTCAACGGAAGCCACCACCGCTTCGACGCCGACCATTCCGGCGCAAAAGCAAGCTGAGCTAGAAGCTCAGGCCAGAGGTTACGAACTGGTGGTGCAGCGAGAGCCCCAGAATTCATCCGCCTTGCGGGGTCTTCTAGAGACACGGCTGAAGCTAGGAGATATTCAAGGGGCTATTCCTCCCCTAGAACAGATGGCAAAGCTGAATCCTGACCAATCTGAATACGCCGTCTTACTGGCTCAGGCAAAGCAGCAGCTCGGTGACAAGGAAGGAGCCGCTCAAACCTATCGCTCGACCTTAGTCTCGAAGCCGGGGAATTTGGATGCCCTGGAAGGTCTGGTGGGTCTCTACGTCCAACAAAAGCGCCCAGAAGCCGCTATTGGTCTGCTCCAAGATACCCTCAAAACAGCAACGCCGATTAATGATATGAAACCGGGCACTGTGGATGTGATCTCGGTGCAGCTATTGTTGGGTTTGGTTTACGCCAATGAGAAACGCTACACAGAAGCGATCACCATTTATGATGAAGCGATCAAGACCAACAAACAGGATTTTCGACCCACACTCGCCAAAGCCTTGATTCTCAAGGAACAGGGTAAAGTCGCCGAGGCCAAACCCCTGTTTACAACCGCTGCTTCCTTAGCACCACCGAAGTACAAAGATCAAGTCGCTCAACTAGCCAAAGAGGCGACAGAACCCAAGAGTGCTTCGCCTGGTCAAGAATCACCCAATGGCAAACAATCCCCGGCGAGTCCGCCTTCTGCCTCTCCTAGCAATCAGCCTGCCTCTCCAGGCAATGCTCCTGCGGCTCCTAAAGCCACAGCGGATTCTCCTGGAACCTAG